One Dictyostelium discoideum AX4 chromosome 3 chromosome, whole genome shotgun sequence genomic region harbors:
- a CDS encoding cytochrome b5 domain-containing protein: MFDFIPEEAVWAILIIVIIYLLKVILSPAKDYVPTKVVQKPVYEKRDYSLEEIKDFKGIDETKPIFIAIKGKIYDVTAKKSTYGPGGSYHLFAGNDATVCLAKSSFEESDINQPWTNQSLDDLTADQKDSLKNWIDFFSERYTLVGNVKE; this comes from the coding sequence atgtttGATTTTATTCCAGAAGAAGCAGTTTGggcaattttaattattgttataatttatcttttaaaagttATATTATCACCAGCAAAAGATTATGTTCCAACTAAAGTTGTACAAAAACCAGTTTACGAAAAAAGAGATTATTCATTAGaggaaattaaagattttaaaggAATTGATGAAACAAAACCAATTTTCATCGCAATTAAAGGTAAAATTTATGATGTAACTGCAAAGAAATCAACTTATGGTCCAGGTGGCTCATATCATTTATTTGCAGGAAATGATGCTACAGTCTGTTTGGCCAAAAGTTCATTCGAAGAATCTGACATTAATCAACCATGGACAAATCAATCATTAGATGATTTAACTGCAGATCAAAAAGATTCACTTAAAAATTGGATTGATTTCTTTAGTGAAAGATATACTTTAGTTGGAAATGTTAAAgaataa
- the rcl1 gene encoding RNA 3'-terminal phosphate cyclase family protein has translation MLKFQGSTHFRQRIICSTLSGKAIRITNIRDEDEKPGLRDYEASFLRLVDKITNGSKIEINSTGTQITYIPGIIIGGKGITHECGTVRGIGYFVEALICLGPFAKAPLDITLNGITNNDIDLTIDTIRTTTLPIIRKFGIEEGLIIKIIKRGAPPNGGGSVNFKCPIVPHLKAIQLIDEGKIRRIRGIAYATRISPQFSNRVLDKAKGLLLEYTPDVYISSDHYKGNESGLSPGYGLTLVAETTTGCCLSAECMSNTGIATTEQQLQKQKSTSETPEDLGERTAFALLEEIFNGGCIDSHNQSLALLFMVLCPEDISKVRLGKITPYTIEFIRQLRDFFGVTFKIEPDQNSKTVLFTCLGIGYKNMARSTF, from the exons atgttaaaatttcAAGGATCAACACATTTTAGACAAAGAATTATATGTTCAACACTTAGTGGTAAAGCGATCAGAATTACAAATATAAGAGATGAAGATGAGAAACCAGGTTTAAGAGATTATGAAGCATCATTCTTACGTTTAGTAGATAAGATTACAAATGGATCAAAGATAGAGATTAATTCAACAGGTACACAAATTACATATATTCCAGGTATTATCATCGGTGGTAAAGGTATCACTCATGAATGTGGTACAGTCAGAGGTATTGGTTATTTTGTTGAAGCTTTAATTTGTTTAGGTCCTTTCGCAAAAGCACCATTAGATATAACTTTAAATGGtattacaaataatgatatagATTTAACA attgatACAATTAGAACTACAACATTAccaattattagaaaatttGGAATTGAAGAAgggttaataataaagataataaaacgTGGAGCACCACCAAATGGTGGTGGATcagttaattttaaatgtcCAATTGTACCACATTTAAAGgcaattcaattaatagaTGAAGGTAAAATTCGTAGAATACGTGGTATTGCTTATGCAACACGTATCTCACcacaattttcaaatagaGTTTTAGATAAAGCAAAGggattattattagagtATACACCAGATGTTTACATTTCAAGTGATCATTATAAAGGTAACGAGTCTGGTTTATCACCAGGTTACGGTTTAACTTTAGTTGCTGAAACTACAACTGGCTGTTGTTTATCAGCTGAATGTATGAGTAATACTGGTATTGCCACAACtgaacaacaattacaaaaacaaaaatcaacCTCTGAAACACCTGAAGATTTAGGTGAAAGAACTGCATTTGCACTTTTAGAAGAGATTTTCAATGGTGGTTGTATCGATAGTCATAATCAAAGTTTAGCATTACTATTCATGGTTTTATGTCCAGAAGATATTTCAAAAGTTAGATTAGGTAAAATCACTCCATACACAATTGAATTCATTCGTCAATTACGTGATTTCTTTGGtgttacctttaaaattgaacctgatcaaaattcaaaaactGTTTTATTCACTTGTTTAGGTATTGGTTATAAAAATATGGCAAGAtcaacattttaa
- the pksB gene encoding 3-oxoacyl-[acyl-carrier protein] reductase (Similar to SDR~Similar to acyl-carrier protein): MFRKISNKIVLITGASSGIGESCAKIFHQNGNHIILCGRRVDRLNKLRDQLIANNSGGKVLACQVDVSSMESIDKMINELPEDMKSIDILINNAGLSLGMDSVSEIDAKNDLDSVIDTNVKGVFRVTRKILPNMIQRNSGYIFNVSSIAGSMFYPNGSIYCASKAAVNAFSDVLRKEVVSTKIRVTNVCPGLVETEFSLVRFNGDADKAKKPYNGIVALTPDDIADNIYYCASRPDHVQITTIETMANNQASTRDIYREQ; encoded by the exons atgtttagaaAAATCTCAAacaaaattgttttaat tACTGGTGCATCATCAGGTATTGGTGAATCATGTGCAAAAATATTCCATCAAAATGGTAACCATATT attttatgTGGTAGAAGAGTTGatagattaaataaattaagagATCAATTAATTGCAAACAATTCAGGTGGTAAAGTTTTAGCATGTCAAGTTGATGTATCATCAAtggaatcaattgataaaatgaTTAATGAATTACCAGAAGATatgaaatcaattgatattttaattaataatgcaGGATTATCGTTAGGTATGGATTCAGTTTCAGAGATTGATGcaaaaaatgatttagatTCTGTAATTGATACAAATGTTAAAGGTGTATTCCGTGTAACTAGAAAGATATTACCAAATATGATTCAAAGAAACTCTGGTTACATTTTCAATGTTAGTAGTATTGCAGGCTCAATGTTTTACCCAAATGGTAGTATTTACTGTGCCTCGAAAGCTGCTGTAAATGCATTCTCAGATGTACTTAGAAAAGAAGTTGTTAGTACTAAAATTCGTGTAACTAATGTTTGTCCAGGTCTAGTGGAAACTGAATTTAGTCTTGTACGTTTCAATGGTGATGCTGATAAAGCAAAAAAACCATACAATGGTATCGTAGCATTAACACCTGACGATATTGCTGATAACATCTATTATTGTGCCTCTAGACCTGACCATGTACAAATTACAACAATTGAAACAATGGCAAATAATCAAGCATCAACTAGAGATATTTATAGagaacaataa